The following is a genomic window from Citrifermentans bemidjiense Bem.
GGTGTCGACGTTCCCTTCTTTGTAGGATATCTCGCCTTCGAGGCGCACCGTGCCGAAGTCCATGCCCGCCGTGCCACCAATGTTCAGGCCCGGATCGAAATTGACGGTGTCATTGAAGTCTCCTCCTGCATGGGTCTCGGAAGGAACGGTCACTCCGATGAAACCTGAAAAATACGGACCGGGACGCATGGGAGCTGCAGAGCTGAGATTTGGCATTGCCAGGGCTGCCATGAGCAGCACGGAAGCCACTACTGTTTTTTTCATATCCACCTCCTATTAATGGCGGCCATTCTAGCCGCTATGGTTATTTACATCTAATGACCGCATGCTGTCAAAGCTATTCCAACAGCTCCTCAAGTATCTGGTCCAGGCTCTTTCCCTCATACAGGCTTTCCAGAAGCTTGTGCACGGTGGGTTGTACTCCCTTGTATTGACAGTTTGCCACCAACTGATTCTCAAGAATCTGCAACTGATCTCCAGTCATACTCCCCCCTGTCCATTGAATGTGTACGTAAGTCTGCCAAAGCTCGGCCGACTGTCAATGCAGCCTACTTCGACTTTTCGTTGCGCCTGAACCAGTTCAGTACGGACTCTGGTGACTGCGCACCTTGGAGCTGGTCGACGGAGATTCCCTTATGCAGCAGGTGCACCACCGGAATCCCCCTTACCTTGAAGCGCGCCGACAGCCGCGGGCTCTCGTCGCTGTTGATCTGCACCACCGCCGCCTCTCCCGCCAGAAGTTCCGCCACTTTCCGCACCGCCGGTGCGAATGAGACGCAGTGGGGTCACCAAGGAGCCCAAAACTCCGCGAGCACGGGGGCGCTATACCCCGAGATGAAGGCGTCGAAACTGCCGTTGTTCAACTGCTGGGGATGAAGGTAAAGTGCCGGCAACTTGGCGTGGCAGTTGCCGCACTGCCCGGGGACACCCTCTTTTTCCGCCGGTATGCGGTTCGAGGCCCCGCAGGAGCCGCATTTCACCAGGTATTGTGTCATGGGAACCCTCCTTTTACTGGTCTGGGCGCAACAGCAGTAATTGTACCATCCCAGCTTCAGCCGCCGGAACATCGGAACATTTCCAACGCTCTTTCGTCGTTTCACATTTTGAGAGTTTCTGCTATGGTAGGTGGCTGCTACGCCCTTTCCCGAGGAAAGGGAACCAACGTTCGGAGGTCTTACAAAGAAATGAAGTGCAGAATCCTTTTGCTGCTGCTCGCGGCCACCCTCATGCTAACCGCAGGCGCACACGCGGCTGGTCCCGTGATAAAGGCCACCCCTCCTGCCGCTACCCAGGGAGTCAACGTCCCCATCCTGCTCTACCACCGCTTCGGCCCGACCGTCGCCGATGGCATGACCATCAAGACCAGCGTCTTCGAATCGCACCTGAAGTACCTCAAGGACAACGGCTACACGGTGATACCGCTCCGCAAACTGGTCGACTACTACCTGAAAAAGGGTCCGGCACCGGCGCCCAAATCGGTGGTCATCGTGGAAGACGACGCGCATAAGTCGGTCTACTCCGACATGCTCCCCCTGGCGAAAAAGTACAACGTCCCGGTCACCGTGTTCGTCTACCCCTCCGCCATTTCCAATGCCAAGTACGCGATGACCTGGGACCAGTTGCGCACCCTCCAGAAGAACGGGTTCGACATCCAGTCGCACACCTTCTGGCATCCCAACTTCAGGCATGATAAGAAGAAGATGGCTCCGGCCGAATTCGAGAAGTCGGTGCATACACAGCTCAAGAAATCGAAGGATCGCCTGGAATCGCAGTTGGGGACCAAGATCGACATGCTGGCCTGGCCCTTCGGCATCTATGACGATTACCTCCTGAAGAAGGCGGCCGATGCCGGTTACATCGCCACCTTCACCATCGAGGCTCATCACGCCACTGCCCAGGACAAGGTGAACAAGCTCCCGCGCTACCTGCTGATCAACGCGGACCAGGGGAAAGCGTTCGCTCAGATCGTGGAAGGGAAGGCTCCCAAGAGAAACCTCGTCTACTAGGAAAGGTTACACGGGGGCGGCTACCTCACCGCGCGAGTTGTCGCGGTAGGTAAGCCGCTCCCATTTTTTTCTCGGACAACGGCGGCAGGTCAGCCGGGAGATCTAGAAGATGGCAGAAAACCAGGACAACAGTAAGAAGCACCCCTGCGCCGACTGCACCTTCTGCCAATGGTGCTCGGACGATCGCTGCAGGATGTGCAGGGGGAAGAAGGGGGGCGGTAAAAAGCTCTCCAGCGCCGAGCAGATCGCCCTGTACGAATCACTCAACCCTTCCGAAAAGAAATAGGCGACGCCAACGAAAAAAAAGGGGGACAGGCAACTTTTTTTATCAAAAAAGTAGCCTGTCCCCTTTTCCATCCTTTCCCACATTAGCCCCCGCCACTGTTAAATCCCTCAAGTAGCAGAGTCGATCACCGAAAAGATAGTAGGTCAGATGTCCGTGCCCTGACGCACCTGGACCTTTTTGACCCGGGCGCGCTGTTTGGCGCCGGTAAGGAAACGGTGGAGGTGGAAGAGGTATTTCACCGTCACCACTTTGTGAAAGTAGGACTGGGTGAGGCCGTAGAAGAGTTTGCGCAACTTGGAGGGGGTGTTGCTCCCGAGAAGGAGCGGGCAGTAGTCGGAAAGCTCGACGGTGACGCGGAGCCCGTCGGGACGGGTTTGCGCCAAGAGGGAAAACATCCCCCTGCCGCACTCCCCCGCCTGCACCAGGAAGCCGCCGTTGATATAGAGATGAACCGCTTCCAGCTCCCCGTCAGCCTCGTACCTTGCGGGCTCGAAGGAAAGAAGCGCGAAGCGCGTCGACATGACCCGGAAATGGACCCCGTCGATGCTTACGGCGGGACGAACCAGCCCGAGGGTGTAGCGCCTGATCGACTTGAAGTACTGCTCCAGCAACAGCTTCGCGCAGACACGGGAACCGGCCGGGAGAGACAGGTCCACCCACTGCACCGAGAACACCGACGCGTCAGGGAGCAGGATCTGCTGGCAGGCGATCTGCAGCTCGTCTTCTTCGGGCTTTGACATCACACGCTCCGGTAGGGACTATGAAACTGCCGTCTAACATAACACGCAGTGCTGCCGGTCGCCACAGATAGACAGACGCATGCGCAATAAAGGGAGAGATCAATGGAAATGGTCGAATGGTCAGAAAGCATGAGCGTGGGAATCGCCAAGATCGACGAGCAGCACTGCAGGCTGATCCAGATGATGGGCGAACTCGATGCCGCCATAAGGGAGAAAGCCGGCGAGGAGATGGTCGAGGACATCCTCACCAACCTGTTCAACTATGCCCAGGTTCATTTCGCGGTCGAGGAAGAGCTCTTCAGGAAGCATAAGTACCCCGAAATGGCCCTGCACGAACTGGAGCACCAGAGGTTCATCGCCAAAGCCTTCGCCTTCAAGGAAAAGCTCGATGCGCGGAAGCCGGGGCTCTCGCTGGAACTTTTGACGTTTTTGTCCAGTTGGGTATTAAACCATATCGAACTGACCGACAAGCGCTACTGCAAGCACCTGCACGGCTGCGGGGTGAGCTGATACGGCGCGCTTCCCGCGGCTCTACCCCTTTACGCAGATCGCGTACTTGAGATAGCGCCCCTCCGGGAAAGTGACCGGGTACGGGAAGTCCTCCGGCTGACCCGATAGCGACACCACCTGCAACGTCCCCCCCGCCTGAAGCGCGCCGCGGCGCAATTCCTTCAGGTAATCGGCAAGATCCACCTTCTGATGGTTCGAGGAAGCGATCAGCAACCCTCCCCCTTTCAACAATTTCATAGCGGCGGCAACCAGGTCAGCGGTCCCGCCGCGCGTGGTGAAGCGGCTCTTGGACGTGGTGGAAAAAGACGGCGGGTCCATGAGAACCACGTCGTAGCATTTCTTTTGCCGCGCCAGATCGTCGAGCACGGTCAGGCAGTCCCCAACCAGGAACTCGTGCCGTTTGGGGTTCAGCCGGTTGACGCTGAAGTTGGAGCGGGCCTGTTCCATGTAGCCGGGCGAAGCGTCGACGCTGGTGACAAGGCTTGCGCCTGCCGCTGCTGCGGCGACGGAGAAGGCGCCGGTATAGCTGAAGAGGTTCAAAAAGCGCTTCCCCTGCACCCGCGCCATCAGGTCGCGCCGGTTCTTGCGCTGGTCGAGGAACAACCCGGTGTTAAGGCCGCGCTCCAGGCTCACCTGGAAGCTGAGCCCGTTCTCCAGCACCACGAGCGGTTCCGGAGCGGGTTTGCCCGAGAGGAGCTGCCCGTATTTCTTCCCCTCCCCACCCGATTCCAGCTCCCGGGTGTTCTGGGGGCGGCTCTTCTCGTAGATCCCGGCCGGCTCCAGCAACTCATCGAGCGCCTGGGTTACCAGCTTCAGGTGCCTGCGCCAACCGGAGCAGTAGATCTGCACCATCAGGTAATCACCGTAGTGATCTACCGTGATCCCGGGAAGGAGGTCCCCCTCGCCGTTGACCAGACGATAGGCGTCGGTGTCGACGAGCCCGGCATGGTCTCTTCGCATCGCTATCGCCCTTTGCAGCCGCTCCTTCACCCAGCCCCGGTCCAGGCGCATCCGTTCCCGCGACAGCACCCGCGCGACGATCCGGTCCTTGGGATCCAATAGCGCCTGGGCCAGGAAGCGCCCCGAAGGGTCCACCAGTTCCACCAGGTCGCCGGTCTCGCCCGCCGGCCACTTTTTGGTGTAGCTGTCGGCGATGATCCAGGGGTGCCCGAGCTCAATCATCCGTACCGATTCCGGCCCAACCGTGCATGCTTTCGACATCTTATCCTCTGAAAAACTCAAAAAAGCTAAGGGGCATCGCACGCGGAAGACGCGGATCAATCAAAACCACCTGCTCTGGCTTAATCTGCCGTTATCCGCTAAATCCGTGTGCGATGCCGTTGGCTGTATGAAAACTGAAAAAGGGCCGACCCCCCTGAAGGAGAGCCCGCCCCTTGCTCTAAAGGGGACAGGCTACTTTTTTCGGGAAAAAAGTAGCCTGTCCCCC
Proteins encoded in this region:
- a CDS encoding thioredoxin family protein, whose translation is MTQYLVKCGSCGASNRIPAEKEGVPGQCGNCHAKLPALYLHPQQLNNGSFDAFISGYSAPVLAEFWAPWUPHCVSFAPAVRKVAELLAGEAAVVQINSDESPRLSARFKVRGIPVVHLLHKGISVDQLQGAQSPESVLNWFRRNEKSK
- a CDS encoding polysaccharide deacetylase family protein; this encodes MKCRILLLLLAATLMLTAGAHAAGPVIKATPPAATQGVNVPILLYHRFGPTVADGMTIKTSVFESHLKYLKDNGYTVIPLRKLVDYYLKKGPAPAPKSVVIVEDDAHKSVYSDMLPLAKKYNVPVTVFVYPSAISNAKYAMTWDQLRTLQKNGFDIQSHTFWHPNFRHDKKKMAPAEFEKSVHTQLKKSKDRLESQLGTKIDMLAWPFGIYDDYLLKKAADAGYIATFTIEAHHATAQDKVNKLPRYLLINADQGKAFAQIVEGKAPKRNLVY
- a CDS encoding bacteriohemerythrin; the encoded protein is MEMVEWSESMSVGIAKIDEQHCRLIQMMGELDAAIREKAGEEMVEDILTNLFNYAQVHFAVEEELFRKHKYPEMALHELEHQRFIAKAFAFKEKLDARKPGLSLELLTFLSSWVLNHIELTDKRYCKHLHGCGVS
- a CDS encoding class I SAM-dependent rRNA methyltransferase, giving the protein MSKACTVGPESVRMIELGHPWIIADSYTKKWPAGETGDLVELVDPSGRFLAQALLDPKDRIVARVLSRERMRLDRGWVKERLQRAIAMRRDHAGLVDTDAYRLVNGEGDLLPGITVDHYGDYLMVQIYCSGWRRHLKLVTQALDELLEPAGIYEKSRPQNTRELESGGEGKKYGQLLSGKPAPEPLVVLENGLSFQVSLERGLNTGLFLDQRKNRRDLMARVQGKRFLNLFSYTGAFSVAAAAAGASLVTSVDASPGYMEQARSNFSVNRLNPKRHEFLVGDCLTVLDDLARQKKCYDVVLMDPPSFSTTSKSRFTTRGGTADLVAAAMKLLKGGGLLIASSNHQKVDLADYLKELRRGALQAGGTLQVVSLSGQPEDFPYPVTFPEGRYLKYAICVKG